A stretch of DNA from Methylogaea oryzae:
GCCCGGCGATCCAATCCCCAGTAAAGCAGCCCCGTGGTAACGGCTCCCGGCGACGGCCTGATTCCGGGATAGGGCCGCTTGCGCAGCAGGCGACAGGCATATCCCTCCAGCCGTGCCGGTTGCCCGACGGGTTGCCGGCCGGTGACGGCGCGCATCACTTCCGGCAGCAGCAAGGTACCGTAGGCGAACAGGGGGACGGACGATTTTCGCTGGGGTCGGCGCATTTCGCGGGCGGAAGCGTGTTTGGGCGACATTTTAACGGTCGCCGCTCGATGCCGCGCCGGTCGCCGGCGATGGAAAATCGGCTACAAGCGGGGCCTGTCGCGTAAAATGGCCGGCCGACGTCGGGCGAGACTCGGCAGGTAAGATTTTTAAGGTGGGTATGAGTTTATTGCTGTTGATCGTGGTCTTCACGCTGGTGGGCGGCGTGTTAAGCATTCTGGCGGCGTCTTTGCTGCTGTTGCTGCCGGAGCGGCAGCGTTCGGTGGCTTTGCCGCACGGGGTGAGTTTCGCCATCGGCGCGTTGCTGTGCGTGGCGTTTTGGGGGTTGTTGCCCCACGCGGTGGAACAGGCGGGGTTGGAGCACGCCCATGGCTTGTTCATGACCGTGCTGGTGGGCATTCTGAGCTTTTTCCTGTTGGAGAAGCTGTTGCTGTGGCGCCACTGCCATTCCCACGATTGCGAAGCCCACACCCACATGGAAGAGCATTTGCACCTGCACCAGCCGGCCGGCACCCTCATCGTGCTGGGCGACGCCATCCACAACTTCGTCGACGGCGTGTTGATCGCGGCGGCTTTTCTCATCGACCCGGAACTGGGCATCGTCACCAGTTTGGCTGTGGCGGCCCACGAAATTCCCCAGGAAGTGGGCGATTTCGCCATCCTGCTGCAAAGCGGCTACGGCCGGCGCAAAGCGTTCATTTACAACCTGATGTCCAGCCTGTCCACGGTGGTGGGCGGCTTGGCGGGCTATATGAGCCTCGGCGAAGTGCGCGGCCTGCTGCCGTATTTTCTGGCGGTGGCCGCGTCGAGTTTCATTTATATCGCTGTGGCGGATCTGATTCCCACCTTGCACAAGCGCACCCACGCCAAGGCGACCGTGGAGCAAATGGTCATGATCGTCGCCGGCGTGCTGTTGATCTATTGGGTGCACGGTTTCGCCCATCGCTTCGAAGGCGGCGGCTGATGCGCTTAGCCGATCCTTGCGATGAATGCAAGGACTTGGCGGACGGCTTTCCAGCGCTTACTCTAGGAGTACGCTGATCGCTGGGCCTTCCTTAGAAGCGGGCTGCCGTTGTCACGAAACCGCAATCCAGCGAGGCTAGCCTTCCGAGGCTTCCTGTTTTACATCCCTCGGTTACCGATGCTATGACACTGCACGAAATCATCTCCCAATACGGCTATATCGCCCTGTTCATCGGGACTTTCCTGGAAGGGGAGACCATTTTGCTGGTTGCGGGTTATTTGGCCCACGAGGGACATTTGGGTCTGACTTTGGCGATACTCTCGGCTTTTTTGGGGACGTTCGCCGGCGACCAGACGTTTTTCTTCCTTGGCCGCGCCAAGGGCATCAAGTTTTTGGAAAAGCGTGAAGCGTGGCGGCTCAAGTCGCAAAAAGCTTTCGACCTGCTGCACCGCCACCAGGTGCCGGTGATTCTGGGCTTCCGTTTTCTCTACGGCATCCGCAACGTGACGCCTTTCGTCATCGGCGCCAGCGGGCTCAAGCCCATCCGGTTTTTCGTTTTGAACTTCCTCGGCGCCGCCACCTGGGCGGTAACGTTCGGCCTGCTGGGTTACTATTTCGGCCAGGCCGTGGAGCTGGCGCTGAACAACGCCAAACAATACGAGTATTGGGTGTTGGGCCTCATTTGCGCGGTCGCCCTGGCCGGATTCATCCACTCCAACATCTCCGCCCGCCGAGCCAAGCGCAACGGCGAGAGCGCGTGAGTTTCGGCCTCAGGCCTCGGCGGCCTGGGGCTCCTCGGTTCCCCTCTCCCCGCGCGTCCGGCAGTCCGCGTGGACGTTTGGCCGTGGGCTTTTGAAATGACGCACTATCTCCCTCGCTGAATCATGCAACCCCGTTTCGTCCATCTGCGCCTGCATACCGAGTACTCGTTGTCCGACGGCTTGGTGCGCATCAAGCCGCTGGTGAAGCGCGCCGCCGCGTTGAAGATGCCCGCCATCGCGGTGACCGACCAAGGCAACCTGTTCGCTTTGGTGAAATTCTACAAAGCCGCCCTGGGCGCGGGGCTCAAGCCCATCGCCGGGGCCGATTTGTGGCTGGTCAATGAGTCCGACATCGCCGCGCCTTATCGCTTGACCCTGTTGGTGCGGGACGCCGCTGGCTACGGCAATCTCACCGAGTTGCTGTCCCTGGGCTACATGGAGGGGCAGCATCAGGGCGTGCCCATGATCCGCGCCGAGTGGCTGGAAAAGCACAATCGCGGCTTGATCGTCCTGTCCGGCGGCCGGGAAGGGCAGGTGGGCCAAGCGTTGCTCGCCGGCCGCGAGCAGGAGGCCGAGGCGCTGTTGCGCCATTACTGGGCGCTGTTTCCCGACGCCTTTTATCTGGAGCTGCAGCGCACCGGCCGACCGCAGGAAGAAGCGTACATAGACGCGGCGGTGGAGCTGGCGGCCCGTTGCGACGTGCCGGTGGTGGCCACCAACGACGTGCGCTTTCTTCAGTCCGACGAGTTCGAGGCCCACGAGGCGCGGGTTTGCATCCACCAGGGCAGGGTGCTGGAAGACCCGCGCAGGCCCAAATCCTACAGCGATCAGCAGTACCTGCGTTCGGAGGAGGAAATGCTGGCGCTGTTCGCCGACATCCCTTCCGCCCTGGAAAACACCGTCGAGATCGCCAAGCGCTGCAATCTGGTGCTGACTCTGGGCAAGCCGGTGCTGCCCGACTTCCCGGTGCCGGAGGGCATGACGCCGGAGCAGTTTTTCGACCAGCAGGCCAGACAGGGCCTGGAGGAACGCCTCCGGCAGCACCCGCCCAAGAAGCCGGTGGAGGAATACTGGCAGCGGTTGGACATCGAGCTGTCGGTGATCCTGCAGATGGGCTTCCCCGGCTACTTCCTCATCGTCGCCGACTTCATCCAGTGGGGCAAAGCCAACGGCATCCCGGTGGGGCCGGGCCGCGGTTCCGGCGCCGGCTCGCTGGTGGCCTACGCGCTGAAGATCACCGACCTGGACCCGCTGGAATTCGACCTGCTGTTCGAACGCTTCCTCAATCCGGAACGCGTCTCCATGCCCGACTTCGACATCGACTTCTGCATGGAGCGGCGCGACGAGGTGATCGACTACGTGGCCCGCAAATACGGCCGCGAGCGGGTGTCGCAGATCATCACCTACGGCAGCATGGCGGCCAAGGCTGTGGTGCGCGACGTGGGCCGCGTGCTGGGCCACCCCTACGGTTTCGTCGATAGGCTGGCCAAGCTGATTCCCTTCGAGCTGGGCATCACCCTGGAAAAGGCCCTCAAGGACAGCGAGGATCTGCGCAAGCTGTACGAGGAAGACGAGGAGGTGCATACCCTCATCGACCTGGCCATGCAGCTGGAAGGCGTTTCCCGCAACGCCGGCAAACACGCCGGCGGCGTGGTGATCGCGCCCTCGCGCCTGGTGGACTTTTCGCCGCTCTACTGCGAACCGGGCGGCGCCAACCTGGTGACTCAGTTCGACAAGGACGACGTGGAAGCCGTGGGCCTCGTGAAGTTCGACTTCCTCGGCCTGCGCACCCTCACCATCATCGACTGGGCGGTGCAGACCATCAACCGCCGTAGAGCCGAGGCGGGCGAGGAACTGCTGGACATCAGCCAGATCCCTCGCGACGATCCGGCCAGTTACGCCCTGCTCAAGCGCCATGCCACCACCGCAGTGTTCCAGCTGGAATCGCGCGGCATGAAGGACTTGATCCGCCGATTGCAGCCGGACTGCTTCGAAGACATCATCGCCCTGGTGGCGCTGTTCCGCCCCGGCCCGTTGCAGTCGGGCATGGTGGACGATTTCGTCGCCCGTAAGCACGGCAAGGCCAAGGTGGACTACCCCCACCCCAGCCTGGAGGAAATCCTCAAGCCCACTTACGGCGTCATCGTCTACCAGGAACAGGTGATGCAGATCGCCCAGGTGCTGGCCGGCTATACCCTGGGCGGCGCCGACATGCTGCGCCGCGCCATGGGCAAGAAAAAGCCGGAGGAGATGGCCAAGCAGCGCGACATCTTCGTCACCGGCGCCACCGGCCTGGGGGTGCAGGAGGCCACCGCCGCCTACATTTTCGACTTGATGGAGAAGTTCGCCGAATACGGCTTCAACAAGTCCCACTCCGCCGCCTATGCCCTGGTGGCCTACCAGACCGCCTGGCTCAAGGCCCATTATCCGGCCGAATTCATGGCGGCGGTGATGTCCGCCGATATGGACAACACCGACAAGGTGGTGGTGCTCATCGAAGAGTGCCGCGACATGGAACTGAAGGTCGCGCCGCCGGACATCAACCGCTCCGAATTCCATTTCACGGCGCTCGCCGACGGCCAAATCCTTTACGGCCTGGGCGCGGTCAAGGGGGTGGGCGAATCGGCCATAAACGATATTCTCGAGGAGCGCAAGCAAGGCGGCCCGTTCCAGAGCCTCACCGACCTGTGCTGCCGGGTGGACGGCCGCAAGGCCAACCGCCGCGTGCTGGAAGCGCTCATCAAGTCCGGCACGTTCGACAGCGTCGACCCTAACCGCGCCCGCCACATGGCGGAGCTGCCCACGGCGCTGAAAGTGGCCGAGCAGCACGGCCGTATGGATCTGAGCGGCCAGAACGATTTGTTCGGGCTGGAGCCGGCCGCCGCCGTGGCGGCCGAGCCTTCCGCCGGCGAGGCGGTGGAGCCCTGGCCGGAAGAGCTGCGCCTGGCGGAGGAAAAGGCCACCCTGGGGCTGTACCTCACCGGCCACCCCATCGCCCGCTACGAGCAGGAGCTGGCCAATTTCGTCACCGCCCGCTTGGGCAAGATCGCCGAACTGGCCGAATCCAAGTCCGGCGGCGGCGGAGGAGGGGGCGGTTACGGCCGCAACCGCGCCAACGAAACGCCGGCGACGGTGGCCGGCCTGGTGGTGGATTTGCGCAGCCGCCAGAACAAGCAGGGCAAGCGCATGGCCTTCGCCACCCTGGACGACCGCACCGGCCGGGTGGAGGTGGCGGTGTTCGCCGAGGTCTACGACAAATACCACAGTTTCCTCGGTCGCGACTGCCTGGTGGTGGCGGAAGGGAGTTTGGGCTTGGACGACTTCACCAACCAGCCGCGCTTGTCGGCCGAGCGGGTTTACAGCATCGACGAAGCCCGCGAGCGCCACGCCAAGCAATTGCTGATCCGCTGGCCGCAGGGCGAGGAAGGCCTGGGCCTGGTGCGCGAGCTGCAAGACCTGGTGTTCCCTTATCAAGGCGGTCGTTGCCCCCTGTGGGTGGAATACCAAGCCGCCGGCGCCAAGGCCATGCTGCGCTTGGGCGAGCAATGGCGCGTACGGCCGGTGGACGAGCTGCTGAATCGCTTGGTAAAACGCTTCGGCGAAGAGCGGGTGAGCTTGAATTATTGAGGTGAGGCATGAAAATCCTGTATCTGCACGGCTGGAACTCCGTCCCCGGCGGCGTAAAACCCACTTATCTGGCCCAGCACGGCCATCAGCTGGTCGAACCGGCCTTGCCCCACGACGATTTCCCGGAAGCGGTGCGCATCGCCCAGGCAGCATTCGATAGCCAGCCTTTCGACGTGGTGGTGGGGTCCAGCCGGGGCGGCTCGGTCGCCGTGAATATGCGATCCGGCGAGACGCCGCTAGTGTTGCTGGCGCCGGCTTGGAAGCGCTGGGGCACGGCCAACGCCGTTAAGCCCGGCGCGCTCATCCTGCACACGCCGGCGGACGACGTGATTCCGTTCGACGATACCCGGGAGCTGCTGCGCAACAGCGGCTTGCCCGAATCGTCCCTGATCGTTACCGGCCACGAGCACCGCCTGGCCGATGCGGACTCCTTGAGCGCATTGCTGGCGGCGGTGGAGCGGCAGGGCAAAAAAACCTAACGGGGTTGCGGCGCTTTTCGGATAATCCCGGGGCGCGAGGCCCCGACTGGTGTTGCGATTAGGAGGATTGGTGACGATGAAAGCCCCCCGGAAAGCCCTGGTTCCCGATTATTACGCGGAATTCCATTGCATCGGTTCGGAGTGCGAGGATTCCTGCTGCGCCGGCTGGACCGTGCCGATCAACCGCGACACCTACAATCGCTATAAGCAGCACCGCAACCCGGTGCTGGCGCCGTTGTTCCGCGAGTACGTGCGGAAGAACAAGAACACGGCGACGCAAACGGAGGCCTATTACGGCTTTATGGAGTTGAAGCCGGACGGCTCCTGCGGTTTTTTGCGGGACGACAAGCTTTGCGCCATCCAAAAGGAGTTGGGCGCCCAGGCATTGTGCAACACCTGCGCTTTATATCCTCGCCAAGTGAACCGTTTCGGCGGCCAGCCGGAGCAGTCCTTGAACATTTCCTGTCCGGAGGCGGCCCGGCTGGTGCTGTTGCGGCCGCAGCCCATCGCGTTTGCGTCGATCGACGGCGCGGCGCGCTTCCAGGATGCGCAAGCGCTGATGCGCCGCTTCCCGGAGGGCCATGACGGCGTGCCGGAGGAAATGGCCATTTTCCGCGAACTGCGCAGCTTGTGCCTCGCCATCGTTCAACTGCGGCCGCTGGCCCTCGACGCCAGGTTGATGCTGCTGGGCATGGTGATGGAAAACGCCGATCGGATCATCATCGCCGACACCTATACGAATGCCGGCGACTTGGAGCCGGTGATCGTGCTCGGCCAGCAGATGTTGCAGCACGCAGAAATGCTCAATGCGGAGTTCGCGAAGCTGGCCGCCAACCAGCCGTTCAAGCTGAAAACCCTGGGCAATCTGTTGCGGAACACGCTGGCCGACCAGGAGAACGCGCGGTTTTCCGAATGCCTTGCCGATGCCGTGGCGGCGCTGTTCGGCCAAGCCGACGCGGGCGGCGCGGAAGGCGGCGATATTTTGGGCCGCTACGAGGCGGCTTATGCCGACTACTATCGGCCGTATTTCCAGGGGCGGGAATACATTTTCGAAAACTACCTGGCCAACGAGATTTTCCGCCAGATATTCCCCCTCATGAACGAGAGCCCCTTCCGCCTCTACCAAGAGCTGGTGTGCAATTACGCCATCGTCAAGCTGCTGCTGGTGGGAATGGCCGGGCGGCATCGGGGCTTGAACGACGCTCTGGTGGTCAAGCTGTTCCAGTCGTTTTCCCGTAAGGCGTCCCACGACAGCGTTTATTTACGGTGCTTGCTGGATTCGCTGCGCGAGCAGCGCAGCGAGAGCCTGGTGCACATGATGTGGCTGTTGCGGGAGCCAGATCGGTAGTCGGTCGGCCGCGCCGTTGGGGGGCTGTCCCCCGCCTAAAGGCTTTGGTGCGGCGCGCGTTTGTGCCAAAATGGCGTACTTTATTTCCACGCATTGTAGGGTTCGCTATGTTTAGCAAGGGTATGGAGATTGCCGGGTTCGACGACGATCTGTGGGCTGCGATTCAGAGTGAGGAAAAGCGCCAGGAAGACCACGTCGAGCTGATCGCCTCCGAAAACTACGCCTCGCCGAGGGTGTTGCAGGCGCAGGGCACCGTGCTCACCAACAAATACGCGGAAGGTTATCCGGGCAAGCGCTACTACGGCGGCTGCGAGCACGTGGACGTGGTGGAGCAACTGGCCATCGACCGCGCCAAGCAGCTGTTCGGCGCCGATTACGCCAACGTCCAGCCCCATTCCGGTTCCCAGGCCAACGCGGCGGTGTACATGGCCCTGCTCAATCCGGGCGATACCGTGCTGGGCATGAGCCTGGCCCACGGCGGCCACCTGACCCACGGCGCCAAAGTGAACTTCTCCGGCAAAATCTACAACGCCGTGCAGTACGGCCTGAACCCGGCCAGCGGCGAAATCGACTACGAGCAGGTCGAAGCCCTGGCTCGCGAGCACAAGCCGAAAATGATCGTGGCCGGCTTCTCCGCCTATTCCCGCGTGGTGGATTGGCAACGTTTCCGCGCCATCGCCGACGAGGTGGGCGCCTACCTGATGGTGGACATGGCCCACGTAGCCGGCTTGGTCGCCGCCGGCCTGTATCCCAATCCGGTGCAGATCGCCGACGTGACCACCACCACCACCCACAAGACCCTGCGCGGCCCCCGCGGCGGCCTGATCCTGGCGAAGAAAAACGAGGAGCTGGAAAAGAAGTTCAACTCCCTGGTGTTCCCCGGCATCCAGGGCGGCCCGCTGATGCACGTCATCGCCGCCAAGGCGGTGGCCCTGCTGGAAGCCCTGCAGCCGGATTTCAAGCAGTACCAACAGCAGGTGAAGGACAACGCCCAGGCCATGGCGGCGCGCTTCATCGCGCGCGGCTACAACATCGTGTCCGGCGGCACCGACAACCACCTGTTCCTGGTGGACCTGATCGCCAAGGGCATCACCGGCAAGCTGGCCGACGAGAAGCTGGGCTTGGCCCACATCACCGTCAACAAAAACGCCGTGCCCAACGATCCGCAGTCGCCCTTCGTGACCAGCGGCATCCGCATCGGCACGCCGGCGGTGACCACGCGCGGCTTTGGCAAGGCCGAGTGCGAGGCGCTGACCGACTGGATCTGCGACATCCTGGACGATCCGCACAACGAGGCCACCCTCAATCGGGTGAAGGAAGAAGTGACGGCGTTGTGCCGGAAGTTCCCGGTCTACGGCTAAGGAACTTCGATGAGGGAGAACGGGCTTGAGGGATTAGGCGTGGACATCGGGGCGGGGGCCGGCTGATGCGCTGCCCTTTCTGCGGCGCGGCCGACACGCGGGTGGTGGATTCCCGCTTGTCCCATGACGGCGACCAAGTGCGCCGCCGGCGCGAGTGCGTCGAATGCAAGGAACGCTTCACCTCTTTCGAGGTGGCGGAATTGACGCTGCCGCGCATGATCAAGAGCAACGGCAGCCGCGAGCCGTTCCGCGAGGACAAGCTGCGCGCCGGCATGCTGCGGGCGCTGGAAAAGCGGCCGGTGGACGCCAATCGCATCGAAGCCTCCATCAACCGCATCAAGAAAGCCCTCATGACCCGAGGCGACCGCGAAGTGAGCAGCCGCGACGTGGGCGAATTGGTGATGCAGGAATTGAGTTTGCTGGATCATGTGGCCTATGTGCGTTTCGCCTCCGTTTACCGTAGTTTCCAGGACGTCAAGGAGTTCCGCGACGTTATCGACCGTTTGGAAAACCAGCGCGAGACCGAGACCTAAGCCGGCCTCGGCGTTCGACGCCGCCTCTTAAGATGCACGATTGCAATAGCGCGGGTTTCACCGCCGAAGACAGCGAATATATGGCGCGCGCCCTGCGCTTGGCTGAACAGGGCTTGTATACCACCGACCCCAATCCCCGCGTGGGCTGCGTCCTCGTCAAAGACGGGCGGGTGGTGGGGGAGGGCTGGCACCGGCGCGCCGGCGGGCCTCACGCCGAGGCGGCGGCCTTGGCCCAGGCCGGCGAGGCGGCGCGGGGCTGCACCGCTTACGTGACCCTGGAGCCGTGCAGCCACCATGGCCGCACGCCGCCATGCGCCGATGCCTTGACGGCGGCGGGCGTGGGCAGGGTGGTCGCCGCCATGCAGGATCCCAATCCCAGGGTGGCGGGCGGCGGCCTCGCCCGCTTGCGCGAGGCGGGCATAGCCGTGGCCTGCGGCTTGCTGGAAGAGCAAGCCGAACGGCTGAATCGCGGCTTCGTCCGACGCATGCGAACCGGCCGGCCCTATGTCACCGGCAAGCTGGCCATGAGTTTGGACGGCCGCACCGCCCTGGCCAACGGCGACAGCCGCTGGATCACCGGCGAGGACGCCCGCCGCGACGCGCACCGCCTGCGGGCGCGCAGCTCCGCTATCCTTACCGGCATCGGCACGGTGCTGGCCGACGATCCTGCCATGACGGCGCGGCTGGAAGGGGAAGACATTTTGCAGCCCTTGAGGGTGGTGCTGGACTCGCGTTTGCGCACGCCGCCTGCCGCCAAGCTGGCCCGGCAGGAGGGGCGGACGCTTATTGCCACGGCCTGCGACGATGCGGCGCGGCGCGCGGCGCTGGAACAAGCCGGTTTCGAAGTGATGCGATTGGCGGTCGACGGCGAAGGCCGCATGGATTTGGCGGCGCTGCTGGACGAGCTGGGCCGGCGCGAGATCAACGAATTGATGGTGGAGGCCGGCCCGACCTTGAACGGCGCTTGGCTGCGATCGGGCCTGGTGGACGAATGGGTGGCGTATATGGCGCCCTGTTTGATGGGGGACGGCGCGCGCGGCTTGTTCTCCATACCGGCTTTGGGCAACATGGACGAGCGTTACGCCTTGCGGTGGCTGGACGTGCGGCGGGTCGGGGCGGATTTGCGCTTGTGTTTCGCTACGGACGCGATTCGGCCATAGGTCGGGCCGGGCGTCTCCGTGCGGCTTTTCTAACGAATTGCGAGATTTAACGCCATGTTCACCGGCATCATCCTGGCCGTAGGCCGGGTAAAAAGCATAGAGTCCAAAGGCGGCGACGTGCGCCTGACCGTGGAAACCGGCAAGCTGCCCTTGGCCGATGCGCAACTGGGCGACAGCATCGCCGTCAACGGCGTGTGCTTGACGGCGGTGGAGTTGGGCCCCGATTTTTTTTGCGCCGACGTGTCGCGGGAAACCCTGTCCCGCACCACGTTGGGCTTGGCCAAGGCGGGCACGGCGGTCAATCTGGAGCCGGCGTTGACGCCGACCACCCGCTTGGGCGGCCATATCGTCAGCGGCCACGTGGACGGCGTCGGCACGGTGGTCGCCCGCCGCGGGGACGGCCGTTCCGAGCGTTTCGAATTGGAGGCGCCGGGCGGCCTCGCCAAATACATCGCCGAGAAGGGCTCGATTTGCGTCGACGGCATC
This window harbors:
- a CDS encoding alpha/beta hydrolase, producing the protein MKILYLHGWNSVPGGVKPTYLAQHGHQLVEPALPHDDFPEAVRIAQAAFDSQPFDVVVGSSRGGSVAVNMRSGETPLVLLAPAWKRWGTANAVKPGALILHTPADDVIPFDDTRELLRNSGLPESSLIVTGHEHRLADADSLSALLAAVERQGKKT
- a CDS encoding riboflavin synthase yields the protein MFTGIILAVGRVKSIESKGGDVRLTVETGKLPLADAQLGDSIAVNGVCLTAVELGPDFFCADVSRETLSRTTLGLAKAGTAVNLEPALTPTTRLGGHIVSGHVDGVGTVVARRGDGRSERFELEAPGGLAKYIAEKGSICVDGISLTVNSVDGARFGLNIVPHTLAETTLGDIRPGHKVNLEVDIIARYLERLLLGDKAAASGGVTLDLLKQSGFVGA
- the dnaE gene encoding DNA polymerase III subunit alpha; the encoded protein is MQPRFVHLRLHTEYSLSDGLVRIKPLVKRAAALKMPAIAVTDQGNLFALVKFYKAALGAGLKPIAGADLWLVNESDIAAPYRLTLLVRDAAGYGNLTELLSLGYMEGQHQGVPMIRAEWLEKHNRGLIVLSGGREGQVGQALLAGREQEAEALLRHYWALFPDAFYLELQRTGRPQEEAYIDAAVELAARCDVPVVATNDVRFLQSDEFEAHEARVCIHQGRVLEDPRRPKSYSDQQYLRSEEEMLALFADIPSALENTVEIAKRCNLVLTLGKPVLPDFPVPEGMTPEQFFDQQARQGLEERLRQHPPKKPVEEYWQRLDIELSVILQMGFPGYFLIVADFIQWGKANGIPVGPGRGSGAGSLVAYALKITDLDPLEFDLLFERFLNPERVSMPDFDIDFCMERRDEVIDYVARKYGRERVSQIITYGSMAAKAVVRDVGRVLGHPYGFVDRLAKLIPFELGITLEKALKDSEDLRKLYEEDEEVHTLIDLAMQLEGVSRNAGKHAGGVVIAPSRLVDFSPLYCEPGGANLVTQFDKDDVEAVGLVKFDFLGLRTLTIIDWAVQTINRRRAEAGEELLDISQIPRDDPASYALLKRHATTAVFQLESRGMKDLIRRLQPDCFEDIIALVALFRPGPLQSGMVDDFVARKHGKAKVDYPHPSLEEILKPTYGVIVYQEQVMQIAQVLAGYTLGGADMLRRAMGKKKPEEMAKQRDIFVTGATGLGVQEATAAYIFDLMEKFAEYGFNKSHSAAYALVAYQTAWLKAHYPAEFMAAVMSADMDNTDKVVVLIEECRDMELKVAPPDINRSEFHFTALADGQILYGLGAVKGVGESAINDILEERKQGGPFQSLTDLCCRVDGRKANRRVLEALIKSGTFDSVDPNRARHMAELPTALKVAEQHGRMDLSGQNDLFGLEPAAAVAAEPSAGEAVEPWPEELRLAEEKATLGLYLTGHPIARYEQELANFVTARLGKIAELAESKSGGGGGGGGYGRNRANETPATVAGLVVDLRSRQNKQGKRMAFATLDDRTGRVEVAVFAEVYDKYHSFLGRDCLVVAEGSLGLDDFTNQPRLSAERVYSIDEARERHAKQLLIRWPQGEEGLGLVRELQDLVFPYQGGRCPLWVEYQAAGAKAMLRLGEQWRVRPVDELLNRLVKRFGEERVSLNY
- a CDS encoding gamma-glutamylcyclotransferase family protein, with the protein product MSPKHASAREMRRPQRKSSVPLFAYGTLLLPEVMRAVTGRQPVGQPARLEGYACRLLRKRPYPGIRPSPGAVTTGLLYWGLDRRAWRRLDAFEDDDCYGKAIVTVLDGASRRHQAVAYAVKAKHYGALSALPWSAEKFRRQRLCVFLAALRRGRLGC
- a CDS encoding DedA family protein — encoded protein: MTLHEIISQYGYIALFIGTFLEGETILLVAGYLAHEGHLGLTLAILSAFLGTFAGDQTFFFLGRAKGIKFLEKREAWRLKSQKAFDLLHRHQVPVILGFRFLYGIRNVTPFVIGASGLKPIRFFVLNFLGAATWAVTFGLLGYYFGQAVELALNNAKQYEYWVLGLICAVALAGFIHSNISARRAKRNGESA
- the nrdR gene encoding transcriptional regulator NrdR, which translates into the protein MRCPFCGAADTRVVDSRLSHDGDQVRRRRECVECKERFTSFEVAELTLPRMIKSNGSREPFREDKLRAGMLRALEKRPVDANRIEASINRIKKALMTRGDREVSSRDVGELVMQELSLLDHVAYVRFASVYRSFQDVKEFRDVIDRLENQRETET
- a CDS encoding ZIP family metal transporter, whose translation is MSLLLLIVVFTLVGGVLSILAASLLLLLPERQRSVALPHGVSFAIGALLCVAFWGLLPHAVEQAGLEHAHGLFMTVLVGILSFFLLEKLLLWRHCHSHDCEAHTHMEEHLHLHQPAGTLIVLGDAIHNFVDGVLIAAAFLIDPELGIVTSLAVAAHEIPQEVGDFAILLQSGYGRRKAFIYNLMSSLSTVVGGLAGYMSLGEVRGLLPYFLAVAASSFIYIAVADLIPTLHKRTHAKATVEQMVMIVAGVLLIYWVHGFAHRFEGGG
- the fliB gene encoding flagellin lysine-N-methylase, with protein sequence MKAPRKALVPDYYAEFHCIGSECEDSCCAGWTVPINRDTYNRYKQHRNPVLAPLFREYVRKNKNTATQTEAYYGFMELKPDGSCGFLRDDKLCAIQKELGAQALCNTCALYPRQVNRFGGQPEQSLNISCPEAARLVLLRPQPIAFASIDGAARFQDAQALMRRFPEGHDGVPEEMAIFRELRSLCLAIVQLRPLALDARLMLLGMVMENADRIIIADTYTNAGDLEPVIVLGQQMLQHAEMLNAEFAKLAANQPFKLKTLGNLLRNTLADQENARFSECLADAVAALFGQADAGGAEGGDILGRYEAAYADYYRPYFQGREYIFENYLANEIFRQIFPLMNESPFRLYQELVCNYAIVKLLLVGMAGRHRGLNDALVVKLFQSFSRKASHDSVYLRCLLDSLREQRSESLVHMMWLLREPDR
- the ribD gene encoding bifunctional diaminohydroxyphosphoribosylaminopyrimidine deaminase/5-amino-6-(5-phosphoribosylamino)uracil reductase RibD, whose product is MHDCNSAGFTAEDSEYMARALRLAEQGLYTTDPNPRVGCVLVKDGRVVGEGWHRRAGGPHAEAAALAQAGEAARGCTAYVTLEPCSHHGRTPPCADALTAAGVGRVVAAMQDPNPRVAGGGLARLREAGIAVACGLLEEQAERLNRGFVRRMRTGRPYVTGKLAMSLDGRTALANGDSRWITGEDARRDAHRLRARSSAILTGIGTVLADDPAMTARLEGEDILQPLRVVLDSRLRTPPAAKLARQEGRTLIATACDDAARRAALEQAGFEVMRLAVDGEGRMDLAALLDELGRREINELMVEAGPTLNGAWLRSGLVDEWVAYMAPCLMGDGARGLFSIPALGNMDERYALRWLDVRRVGADLRLCFATDAIRP
- the glyA gene encoding serine hydroxymethyltransferase, which gives rise to MFSKGMEIAGFDDDLWAAIQSEEKRQEDHVELIASENYASPRVLQAQGTVLTNKYAEGYPGKRYYGGCEHVDVVEQLAIDRAKQLFGADYANVQPHSGSQANAAVYMALLNPGDTVLGMSLAHGGHLTHGAKVNFSGKIYNAVQYGLNPASGEIDYEQVEALAREHKPKMIVAGFSAYSRVVDWQRFRAIADEVGAYLMVDMAHVAGLVAAGLYPNPVQIADVTTTTTHKTLRGPRGGLILAKKNEELEKKFNSLVFPGIQGGPLMHVIAAKAVALLEALQPDFKQYQQQVKDNAQAMAARFIARGYNIVSGGTDNHLFLVDLIAKGITGKLADEKLGLAHITVNKNAVPNDPQSPFVTSGIRIGTPAVTTRGFGKAECEALTDWICDILDDPHNEATLNRVKEEVTALCRKFPVYG